The genomic window CCCAAGGCGGTCAGGAGTCAGGACAACAGGGGTCACTATGGGACTTGTGGTATATTCTATTGACATTATAATCATGCCTTATCGCAGGGCCCACGGATCACTTGCATCCTCCATCTTTTCTCGGCTTTACTCCCACCCTTGCAAGTTTGGGCAGCGACAGGGAGTCTGTGGGGATTATATGCAGGGACCCGAGTTGACACCCTTTGGCTTTtaactataatataagcttaatgGCAAGGGACTAGTGATCTGTGACCTGTCTCGATAAGAGATTTCAACTTTTTTTACCACACCTCTACATAATTCTCTTATTTGGTATAACCCCCTTCACCCCTGCTAGGCTTTCAGGGTCCAAATTGTCTATTAGGTTGCAAGCATGGCCACGGCAAGAACCGATTCGAGCGACTCAGTCGTATGACGCGGCAAACGACGCGTCTCCCATGGCGCGCCGGCTACCGGAACTCTCCCGGCATCAACTCTGGCGACCCATTCTGTTGTACAACGCGGGCCTCATTGCTGTTACACACGGCGCGGCCGCACCGGTTGTCCGTTGCACTCTGTCTGCTATGACTCGCGCAAAGAATACCACATCGATAACCAAGTCATCTTGTTGCTTTCCAACACACGGACTCGGCAAATCACGCCACATTGACACCCACGGCCACTCCGGATTGTGCATTTCCGCAACTCGGTCAATGCGGCACCAAAGCAATAGATTGGAAGGAAGAAATCCCTGTCACTTTTCATAGCCCGGGGGAGCGAAGAAAAAAgtgtctcttttttttttttttttttcgattCGGTAAGGCGGGATAAAAGTTGGTGGCCGGGTTTACGTTGGCGAGCAGTACGCTGGGTGCAGCCTCCCGCTATACATGTTTATTAACATGTAATAAAAGCGTCCTCTACACTTTAATGAATCAATAAAGAAAATACGCATCGGCAACTGGTTAATGAAAAATGTGGCCGACGCCAGCATCACGACCTCGCAATCCATAAAGCCGGCCCCGGCGAGGTCCCCGATGGGCCCCGGAGCCGGTGTTATTTAAAGACCTAGTCATTCCGCCCGCTTTGCGTCTTGTATATTTACTCGTCTCAAACAGACTCCATCACTGCTAGTATTCCGGgttataaagcttaaaagcCAATTAAATCGTCACCCAATGAAGATCTCAATActcctcgccgccttctCCTGCCTCGTCTCGGCCGCCCCCCCGGCAAAACCGAAGACGGCAGCGCAATCCAAGGCGCCATGGAACCTCCAAGCCATCTCTCACCGGTCTGCGCCCACGCGACTCAACATGTTTCGCAACTCGGACTATCTCTACACGCCCTggcccaaggacaagacccTTTATGCCTACGTTCTCGACACGGGCATTCGAACGACGCATCAGGAATTCGGGGGCCGCGCCGAAAACTTTTGGACAGCGTTCAAGACGGCCGACAACCAGGACGACTTTGAGGACTCAAGCGGCCACGGCACCCACGTTGCCggcatcatcgccgccaaAACCTACGGCGTCGCCAAGCAGGCCCGCGTGCTCTCGGTCAAGGTCTTTGGCCCCAACGGCCAGGTCTTGACGTCTCAGGCCATCCTGGGCTTCACCTTTGCCATGAACGACATTATCAAAAAGGGCCGCCAGAACAGTGCCGTCATCAACTACTCTGGGGGGAGGAAATTCTCGATGGCCTGGAATACCATTGTCGAGCGGGCCTTTAACCGCCCCAACGGGCCCATCCTGACCATTACCTCTTCCGGCAACGACGCCAAGGACGCGGCCGGGGCGTCGCCTGCCTGCGCAGACGAGGCCATCACGGTGGGATCCATCCGGTCGGACTGGAGCGTGGCCCCGAGCTCCAACTTTGGATGCAAGGTGAATATTCTGGCCCCCGGGGGCAAAATCTTGTCGCTATCCAACACGAGCGACGTTGCCACAAAGACGCTGTCTGGGACGTCAATGGCCGCACCCCacgtggcggcgctggcgttgaatgccatggccgtctttggcaaGAGTAGCAAAGATGTCCTCGAGTTTCTCACGCAGACCGCGACAaaggacaaggtcaagggcgATCTTAAGGGTTCGCCAAACTTGCTTGCGAATAATAACAATGCCAGGCAACGGGCGTAATTTTACGTCTGTCTATGGTCGGAGACGGAGGACCTTTATTtggtggcgctggcggcaGAAGCGAGACGGTTTAGCCGATAAAATTTGACAGAACAGGACGAGGTCGTCTCGCGACATGGATAGCAGGTTGCAATGTAGAAATGGCATCAATTTGGTTTACTGGAATCCAAGTAGCATGGAGGCGTTCAGTCCCTGGTAAACTGACTCAACTCAGTCTCACATGTTGTCCTCGTAAACTTAGTCCTGCGTCAAGCCGCATGGTTGATTGGCTCGGAGTCGCGGAAGCTTGAGCGTTACCGTTTATTCCCCACATGGCACGGCAGCTAGCGGGCGCTTACTTGGTTAGGAAAATGCACTCGGCCAATGAAAAGCTCCCCCGATCCCAATACGGACGGCCCCGACACTGTGAAAGCGTATCAAAGAATTGTGTGTCCCTGGACTTTAACTAGAGATGGTTACGGCAATCACTGCCAGTTGTGAACAAGCCGCTTGTTAGCCACTTTGACTTTGCTATTGTTATACAAAACCGTAATACACCAGTCATGATGCATCTCCTCTGCAGGCCTCCGCTTGGTAGTTGACAGCCATGATTTGTGAGCTGCGCGACAAATACTCATTCCAAACACGGCTAGTGCCAGCAGTTGGTGACAGTAGCAATCGAGTCGTCACTTTGACCATTGTAGCATCTCCAAGACCGACGGATCACCCGGCATCGGGTCAGAGATTTTCAAAACCTAATTCGCCAGCCGTCGTCACATTATTCGTACGCCAAGCGGGTGCTGCATGGAGCTAGCCATCAGTATCGTGAGAGTTGACCACTCAGACCACTTCACGTCCGCCGGAACCCTCCGAATGGTCAGTTCCTTTACTGAAACCTTGAATCAGAGATGGCCAATATTGCGTCCCTTCTCCAGTGCCGAC from Metarhizium brunneum chromosome 2, complete sequence includes these protein-coding regions:
- the ALP_2 gene encoding Alkaline proteinase, translating into MKISILLAAFSCLVSAAPPAKPKTAAQSKAPWNLQAISHRSAPTRLNMFRNSDYLYTPWPKDKTLYAYVLDTGIRTTHQEFGGRAENFWTAFKTADNQDDFEDSSGHGTHVAGIIAAKTYGVAKQARVLSVKVFGPNGQVLTSQAILGFTFAMNDIIKKGRQNSAVINYSGGRKFSMAWNTIVERAFNRPNGPILTITSSGNDAKDAAGASPACADEAITVGSIRSDWSVAPSSNFGCKVNILAPGGKILSLSNTSDVATKTLSGTSMAAPHVAALALNAMAVFGKSSKDVLEFLTQTATKDKVKGDLKGSPNLLANNNNARQRA